TTCCTTTGGTTGGGCTGAGTTGTTTAATTCATGCTGAGCGTCAACAGctacatctgttcatttattcgTGCTGCTCTAAGGTGGACCTGACTGTTCACAGAACTAGTGCTttcatctaacacacacatctctctctctctctctctctctctctctctctctctctctcacacacacgcacacacacacacacacaaacatcatgctctctctctctttctctctctcacacacacacacacacatcatccactctctctctctctctctcacacacacacacacacacacacacacacacacacacacacacacacacacacacacagatatgcactgACCCAGTGTAGCTCTTCTTGGTTTATTTGCATCCCTTCACCAGAGGCCTGGGGTTAATGCTGTTATCCCAATGTCTCAAACATATAGCAGTATTTTTTGCATGGCCACCAATCAGATGCCCCCACATCGACAAAATGTTTGTCATCGCAGAGATGTAATTCAGTTCTTATAAAGTGTTGAAAGCacatgtttatgcatttttacattcacatacatgtacacaacacacacacatccacctgcACACTCTCATATATGGAATTGGTCAGAATGTGCTTAggcatttatacatttacatgtacaataACACACTCATGTAAATTTACAGAATGTGTGAGGAGAGTTTCATCAGtattcagtaacacacactaaacccaacTGCATGAAACTCACAGCTGCTCACTGCAACCACTGTAATACACAGTATGtctgggtatgtatgtgtacttaTTGTGTACATCTATGCCTTATTGCTTCGATGTACTGCTATAATCTCtgaacaaaatatttcagttaatACACCCCAATTATTCTATAAAATGTGCAAACTATATTTAGCTTCCATagcatccatacacacacacaccagagggtATTGGTCTTCCCCTTCCTTTTGGTAGCCTTGAGTATAATTTTCTGAAAAGTATAATTCAGATGTGTTTATCCTACCTTAGTCCTTGATGACATGCCTACGCTACGTttcctgtgtctctgctgtgttgttTCACACTCTGCTTGTCTCTatgaatgtgaaaatgtgtgtaggGATTTggtctatcacacacacacacacacacacacacacacacacacatacacacacacacacacacacacacacacacacacaccacagaccagTATGGAGACAGAAGAGTCTATAAAAAACGGCACACTGACAGCCAGCTTCgttcagacatttttaaaggcaAGCAAGATACATTTGGTACAGGgcttggttgttgttgttttttttcttggtgcAAGACAGTAAAGTAGAAGAGATACAGGCAGAGTTATTTAGGAGGTGTGTGCTCtaaatgtgtatgtacatggCTTGGCTCATTGTCCTTTGAACTAAGGTCCCGCTAACAACTATGCAGCAACACAATAAACAACGACAGCCCTAGAGCCATCTCAAAGCAGTTCCATCTTCCCCTTTTAACATGAGCCAAAACATTTGCAAAGCACTGTCCCATAACCAACTCagttacaatatttacattagATATTGACTAATATGAACATAAACATGTTTGGACCAACCAGTCTGCCTAAGGAACTGTGGACTAACTTCATCAGTAAAGGGATCTGCATCATTGGGGAGCTGCTGCACTGAAATACTGGAACCAGATCTGCTTGTTCACCCAAAACCTGACATTTAACCCCTACAATAGACACAAACAAGCTGATCTGAAAACAGCATAGAAGGGCAACTCTTAGTAATACTGTCTGCATGAAAGGGCCCTGGTCAAGTCCACGGGGAACCCCAGTCAGTCCAAATTTggttcatgctccttttcccAACACAGCTGGGCCAGCCCTCATTTACCTGCCCCAGGTGTGTCTGCAACTGGATCAAAGTAACATTACAGACCAGCTGGGTGTCTTTAACGACCAAACTGGAGTCCTTGAGCCTCTGGATCAGACCCCCTCTTACCATTGCTCTCTAATATCTGGCCCCAGTATGAGGGGGCACATTCTCACATTATAGAACTTTTCCATACTTTCAAGTTTAGCAGTATTCCTCATATGTGCAAACATAAGCAGAGGGGAGAAGACCAGATGCTCCTTTGCGCTGCCACCAGGCACATCCAGTGTGGGAGGTGGCAGATCCACGATGGGGCCACCAGCATGATGGCTCAGCAGAATCAAGCCTCAACGGCTGGAGAAACGGAACGCATGCTGATGCTGGCCCCTTCACTTCAGACAAGAAGCAAACTTTCACGGCCCTCCCCATCGAGCTCTCGCAACAGTGGGGCATTTCCAGTGCTTACGCTGTACAAGTCCACCCGCAGGTAATTCTGAGTCCTGAAAtaaaccccacccccttccaTCCACAAGCCCACCCCCACGCCTGTCACACtgaggaaacaaaacagaagcactccactaacagacacacacttttactgCAGGTTAAACCTGTGACTGATCATACCCTCACCTTGGTGCTCTTTTCCAGCACAGGTGGAACATGTGCACTTCTCTCCCCCCACATGTCCACTTCTCTTGTGGCACCCTGCTTTGGGCAGTCCAAGCTGTTGGCTTTAAGACTCTAGGCATGGTTTGCTACCTGTGCTTGGTGATGGGCTGGGGTCGGGTCAGGGCTGGGGTCGGGTCTGGGCTGGGGTCGGGTCAGGGCTGGGGTCGGGTCTGGGTGGGGGGTTACCTGTAGTCTCACACTGAGGTGAAGTCCTCTATTCAATAAGATACTGCACTGCTTGAAGCCATAGCTAACACAAAATGGTCTCTACCTAGGCATCCTAGCAACTGAGCAAAAGACTAGTTTGTAACTGTCTGAAGCATCTAATGTACCTGCCCTGTATGGTGCCAAGcaaagcactacacacacacacacacacacacacacacacacacacacacacacacacacacacacacacacacacacacacacacacacacttactgtggAAATACTCTTCACATTGTAAATGTCATTGATGTAGGTAATGTCTCTAAGCTAGCACAGTTCTCCGGTCACgttaacctttgaccttttgcAAACTTTGACCTGGTCAGTTTAGTACAAAAAACAAGGTCCGAGGACGTGGATGAGAAGCTGAATAAATCCTTACCAGAAGAGGtgcaccacacatacacacacacacacacacacacacacacacacacacacacacacacacacacacacaaccctctaACTGGGCAGTGGGGACTCTATTTAAAGGGACATGCGCACAGTTTGATTTAATCAGGGTGAGGGAATGggggaggaagatgaaggaagACTCCTGAAGAAGGTCTGCATGCTCTGTTCCTCCACACTCCCCCACACGCCCGTGTCGCCGCATGAGCAGATGTCCCGGCAAACAGGCACAAGACAGCTGGTGCGTGGAAACGTCACATCTTACAGACACACGTGGTGTCCATTCTGTGTCCATTCTGTGTTACGCTGGTGACAGGAGCAAAACAGAGGCTCccacacctacccccccccccccccccccacacacacacagagttgtgtTGTGCTGCTTGAGACTGACTGCTTCATTAGTGGTAACTTGCAGTGACCCGGCAGACCACACACGTTCCTGAAGACTACTGCACACTCTTCTGCGAGAGGAAGCCAGTTCTTCATGGCCTTCCTATGTCTTCCTCCCCAGGAAGTGTTTCTTCTGGAAGACAGAAAGCTaatgctctctcactctctctctctctctctctctgtccagatGAGTAAATAACAGGATATTACAGCTTTAATTTAGAGTTCtcatgtctctttttttcttgttgtttgtAGAGATTTAgagtaagattttttttcttttgatttcttttttagaGGTGTagttatatttcatttataggTCAGGACTAGTGAGGCAGAAATAGGTTAGGATCTGGTTTGGATTAAGTGGGCCCAGTAATGGTTTAGCACTGAACAGTCTGGTTCGGATCGGACCAGGTCCAGGACTAGGTGTGATCTGGAAGCCCAATAGTGAGAAGAGCCATGCAGGGAGATGCAGGACACAGGAAGGGAAGAAAGCGAAAGTACTCCATTTTCTCATccatcttctcttctcttctggcCAAACTcatgctctctcttcctctctctctttctctcattctctccttaCGCACGGGACTCTTTCTTGGCATGGGGCTTGTTCCCCAGTAGAGCGTCGATCTCACTAACCGTCTGAGGGGTCATCTGAGAGAGCACCTAAAAAGTGAGAGAATGGacataatatgtgtgtgtgtgtgtttgtgtgtacttgtatgtctgtgtgtgtgtgtgtgtgtgtgtgaactttaTTGAATTTCTTGAAGGGTTTGTACtagggtttgtgtgtatgtgtgcgtgcatgtgtgtgtgtgtgtgtatttgtgtgtataatgtggTTTTACCCGTAGGGCTCCCAAATTCTCTAGTAGCTGATCAGCATTTGAAACGCCCAGTAGAACAGAACTAACACCTTCACTGCGCAAACACCATgctgacagagtgagagagcgtcAGGGAGACACGGGATGATTGagagataaagataaagaaagagacagagagagagggaaaaagagagggagagaaagagaagggagagggacAAAAACGAGAGAACGAAAAGGAGAACAAGAAcagggagtcagagagaaatGACGACATGATATTTGGCAtattaaatattccacagaaTTAATGTGGGATGGAGTGCTGGTGGAGGCCGAGACAGTGGAAGCTGCACAGACCAATGGCGAGCTGTGCAGCAGTGCAGCCCAGCCGGTTGGCCAGCAGGTGGAGCTCTTTAATCTTTGCCAGCTGTCTGCGACCATCTTCACTGTGCACGCGTTCCTTCAGCCACTGATAACCCTGacgcgcatgcgcgcacacacacacacacacacacacacacacacacacacacacacacacacacacacacacacacacacacacacacacacacactttaattatAGTGTGGGAACCTTCCACAGAATGGTGCATTTGGGTTAAACTGGTGCactgttaaatattgttactgTTATTTATAACTAACATGAAAAATCTTGCTGTTTATCAGaatggacaaaaaacaaaacaaaaaaacaaaacatgtgcatgcatgagctcacacaaacacataccaaaCTCCTTTAAACATCTGCAGTGAAAAGTATATTTCAAACACTGCTAAGATGTGGCAGACACTCAAACACGCTGGAATACACAAATGCAGATTAATACGAACCTACACACTAGTGACAGCTGCCCTGACTTCACTGAATATCAAGTTGTGAGAAGTccatatggggggggggggagtaatCAAAGGAGACAGCAAACATTATGACTCACTTTCATTGCAGCTCTAGAACATTCTGGAACACCATCGCTGTATTTTCCTGTGATCAACCCACACGCCAGAGGGGACCAGGTCATAGCTCCAACACCTGATCGTAGGGGGTGGGGgcgatggagagagaaggggagagagggagggagggaagggaagagagaaagagatgaaaaatACATTCACAGCGAAATGAAAGTGATGTGACTGATGCTTTTCATCTAGcaggaaataaataaaccagcacagcactgacagaggaacagaagcagagagagatggtCTGAATATTTAGGCCCTTATTTTGAACAGACTCAATTACAAACAATTAAACGTGCAAACAAAGATCCTAATTAATTTAAACTTTCGCTCTTGCTTTGAGGAGACAACATTTATTTCCTTCTGGATCTCTCGGGCATGGCGTGGTTTGTGTAACCGCGGGCATGCTTCCTTTGGGACTTAAAATATCCTTCATTCTTCCCGTTTCACCATCAGTAATCAAACAGCAGAAGCTTTTGTCAAAACACCAAATGTGACACATTCATCAAAAGAATGTGAAAGAAATTCAAAAATAGGAAAAATATCATTACATCACCAGTGCTACAATGCCACTACACCATCACTGCCAAAAAGAAATGTGTAGAGTGATACTTTGTGCCAACTACACATAttctatttatttctattttatattatgTAAGTACTGATCATGAATACACATCCTTAATtgttatacactgcctggccaaaaaaaaaaggtcaccacctggatttaactaagcaaataggtaagagcctcccattggataattactgcataggtgattatgtttcagctggcaacaagttatttaaccctaacagatgcagtgagtagcttctcatttgttaaacaaccatgtcgaaagacacagcctgtggtcatggaaaagatgttaatctgtttcagaagggtcaaattattggcatggatcaagcagagaaaacatctaaggagattgctgaaactactaaaatcgggttaagaactgtccaacgcattattaaaaagtggaaggacagtggggaaacagcatcttcgaggaaggaatgtggtcagaaaaaaatcttgaatgatcgtgatcagcgatcacttaaatgtgtggtgaaatcaaatcatagaaaaacagaactcagggatatgtttaataatgaaggtaagagcatttccacatgcacaatgtgaagggaactcaagggattaggactaaacagctgtgtaacCATAAGAAAACTACTTGTCAGTGAGGTTAACTGGCAAAAAAACAGCTTGAATTTGCTAGAGAGCAtgaagattggactctggagcaatggaagcaggtcatgtggtctgatgagtccagatttaccctgttccggagtgatgggcacatcagggtaagaagacaGGCGCCTGAAGTGATGCACTCaccatgcctagtgcctaccgtacaagtctgcgggggcagtgctatgatctggggttgctgcagttagtcaggtctaggttcagcaacgttatgtgcccaaagaatgaggtcaggtgactacctgaatatactgaacaaccaggttattccattaatgaattttttcttccctgatggcgcGGGcctattccaagatgacaatgccaggattccacgggctcaaattgtgaaagagtggttcagggagcatgagacatcattttcacacatggattggccaccacaaagtccagacctgaaccacattgagaatctttgggatgtgctggagaagactttgcgcagttgtccaaatctcccatcatcaatacaagatcttgggggaaaattaatgcaactctggacagaaataaatgttgtgacattgcagaagcttgtggaaacgatgccacagcgaatatgttccgtaatcaaagctaaaggcggtccaacgaaatattagtgtgtgaccttttttttggccaagcagtATATGACACTGTTATTAATAATGTAGTCAGAGTGtaacattatttgtatttaaatgataataattttagtctaattaaaaaatgataatTTTAGTCTATGGGCCAACACTGAACTCTACCATTAATGCCAGAGCACCTGTGCGTACGCTGTGAATACAGAATGCAGCCATTGCCCCTGTGTTGTTGAGGAGATGGGAATACACTGACTAACCAATCTTGTGGTAGAGCTCAGGAAGCTGcacctccactttctctctctggaagTAGTGGTACTCAGCCTGCTCACACACTGGCGGGATGAGGTTAAACTGGCGAGCCACAGAATACGCCTCCTAGTGAAGGGAGGATGGAAGAACATGGTTGACTAGAGTTGGGGAGCACCTGCAAAGCAGGAAGACAGAAAGTACCGTCTGCTGCGAGTAAGCAGAGAAGGGTCGCTAGTTAAGGGAGTGACGGCTCATACCATGATCTCCATGCCGCTCCAGCGTGATGTCCCCCAGTACATGGCCATGCCTTGGTTTATCACAAATGTCATTGCACGCACCAcctctgcaaaacacacaaacaaacacaaaaccacacacacatgcaggtaggcagacgtacatgcacacacacacacaggcaggcatgcacacacatacacacacaaagccacacgcacatgcaatcatgcacacacatgtgaacacacacacacacacacccacacacccacatatatatatacatatatatatatatatatatatatatacatatatatatatacatatatatatatatatatacatatacatatatatatatacatatatatatatatatatatatatacatacatatatatatatatatatatatatacatacacatatatatatatatatatcacacacacacatacagacaccatGCCAACATTTATATTAGATGCTTATTTTACaagacaaaaaatatttttactgtgatgtctctgtctctgtgtgatttGTGGGATGTGAGTTCATACTGGCTTGGgcatgaatgaataaaagaCAAACTCTCTACATACATACAGTTGAGTAGTAGGATTGTTGTACAATATAAACACTATTGCATTGTCATCATTAACTCACCTTCCATGGGGCTGTTGACATCATTTCGATTGGCAAAGACAATGTCCACATAATCCAACTGGAGTCTGGACAAAGATCCTCGAAGGCCTGCAAGAATGACAACATCCTTGTCAATGTTCCTTTTATCTCTTCTTCCACATAATCATCACTATCGCAACAGTAACCACCGTCATCATCACCATTTGAACACTATCACCATGTGAACAGCATGCTACCTTCAATAATGTGTTTCCTAGACagacctctctctgtttccgCCCTGCAGGTGTCAGACAGAAGTGTCACAGAACTGAGACCAGAACTAGCAAAACATATTAGcttttcacagttttttttttttttttacaagtgcTTATATGTTTTCTTAAACCATGGCTCATTTTCTCAAAACTCAAAACAAGTCTAAAAGCATGAACACAAActgcaaaacacaataaatctCATGCAAAATGAAACCCAGCAATCAAAACCACCTCccttaaaatgttatttttgcacAAAAATGATACACATTTCACATGATCAGAACTAAATACAGATCTTCATAAGAACTGAATACACATTGATTTGCTTAATGAGTAGTGTAGGAGGcttatgtgtattttaatttCTAAGATTTATCTACAATAAACACTTGTCAAGGAttattacacttacacacacacacacatacacttacaaacacacacacacacacacacacacacacacacacacacacacacacacatatatatatattcaatattgtGGTGAAGTGCTGATGGAGTacctcttactacagtacactgcagttgcAGTTACTCACTTGGaatcttatatatatttatgtgtgtgtgtgtgtgtgtgtgtgagagagagagagagagagagagagagagagagagagagagagagagagagagagagagagagagagagagagagagagagataggcagaattacacaaggtttccagagaaacaagacgtttcagacagaggttcttcatcagctgtgcaaaatgtccaaaacatcctgtttctctggaaaccctgTGTACTTCACCAcaattttgactacctctacatcttttatgACAGCACACTGCAGTCACTCCCTGCAATTTCttcagatttacacacacatgcgtgcacgcacacacacacacacacacacacacacacacacacacacatacaaacatacacacttgAGTTGGTAAAGTGTTGAAAGTGTTGCGAATAACCTTATCTTAGGAATTGGGAATGGGATTTTCATGTTTAAGTAACCATGTCTCAAGTTCCAGGTTCCAGGTGTGTGAACTATTgcaaaaactgtaaatattagacaCTTACTGTCCCCCCCAGTAGATCTTGGTGGTTACTACAAAACTAGATCTCCTGCAAATTTAATCCAATAAAAAAGAGTAATCAAAAATTAAGTAGCAGTTTATATTACAACACAACCTATGTACAACACACtaatgttttgtattcatttccATAACAATGATTAACAAcacattaatattgtttttattttgtatgtaatgtattattatgtaaGTAAATAGAATATCAGTGTGTTGTTACCCATTATTATTGCATGTATTATGCTGAATGAGACATTGTGCGGTGTGACACATTTCTTGCTGTAACACTGCAGTtctaaaaggaaaataaacaaattatgcATTAACTTCAAAAGAGAGACATGATGTAGATCGAAGGCATGAGCAGCTTAGTCCCGCAGGTCCTGTGTGTCCTGCGCGGGTCCTGCGGATTATTGGCTAGCATGCGAGTGACAGTGGAAGTGATTGACGGGGATCCGGGgctcactcacctccaccctttCTTCTTAATAATATTACCTAGAGTGATCTCAGccctgcagagaggagagagtgagagaaagagagagatagcgtGTAGAAATAGAGAACGAACCCCATAGCCAGAGCAAAGgagaagtgaaagaaaaagatggagagagcagagagcctTGATGGAGAGATGGCAGAATGCATTCTCAGTCATGCCACGCCACCGCCCAGGTGACCACATCCAACACACTGCACCAGCCACATGAGCCAACAAGCACCCAAACATACAGCACCACCCAGGTgacccaacaaacaaacacacagcaccacccaggtGACccaacaaacactcaaacacacagcaccacccaggtGACTGTGTCAAatatccaaacacacagcaccacccaggtGACCGTGTCAAACACCCAAatacacagcaccacccaggtGATCGTgtcaaacacccaaacacacagcaccacccaggtGACCGTGTCAAACACCCAAatacacagcaccacccaggtGACCGTgtcaaacacccaaacacacagcaccacccaggtGATCGTGTCAAACACCCAAatacacagcaccacccaggtGATCGTgtcaaacacccaaacacacagcaccacccaggtGATCGTGTCAAACACCCAAatacacagcaccacccaggtGATCGTGTCAAACACCCAAatacacagcaccacccaggtGATCGTgtcaaacacccaaacacacagcaccacccaggtGACCGTgtcaaacacccaaacacacagcaccacccaggtGACCGTgtcaaacacccaaacacacagcaccacccaggtGACCGTgtcaaacacccaaacacacagcaccacccaggtGACCGTgccaaacacccaaacacacagcaccacccaggtGACCGTgccaaacacccaaacacacagtacCACTTGCGTGACCACAGCAAACACTCCAGCAGAACCTCACAAAGGAGAGGCATTCAGCTGTAGCCAGAAAGACCTTTGTTACA
This is a stretch of genomic DNA from Electrophorus electricus isolate fEleEle1 chromosome 6, fEleEle1.pri, whole genome shotgun sequence. It encodes these proteins:
- the LOC113587087 gene encoding voltage-gated potassium channel subunit beta-3; translation: MQVSFACTEHNLKSRSEDRLCGLRTAPPPGGTSGGGGGGGGGGVAAERMSTQASNGNYAPQSSVKPREGAGSRPAPQGHAHMKETIGRHSSMKYRNLGKSGLRVSCLGLGTWVTFGSQISDEMAENLMTIAYENGVNLFDTAEVYASGRAEITLGNIIKKKGWRRSSFVVTTKIYWGGQAETERGLSRKHIIEGLRGSLSRLQLDYVDIVFANRNDVNSPMEEVVRAMTFVINQGMAMYWGTSRWSGMEIMEAYSVARQFNLIPPVCEQAEYHYFQREKVEVQLPELYHKIGVGAMTWSPLACGLITGKYSDGVPECSRAAMKGYQWLKERVHSEDGRRQLAKIKELHLLANRLGCTAAQLAIAWCLRSEGVSSVLLGVSNADQLLENLGALRVLSQMTPQTVSEIDALLGNKPHAKKESRA